The sequence TGGCTGACGTGCCACCCGAGCACAGCCTGGTATGGACCGAACAGATGATGCCCGTGATGCCTGTGGTTCGGTCGCCGAACGTCGACGATGCAATCGACCTCGCGATTCGCGCGGAGCGCGGCTGCGGCCACACCGCCTCCATCTACTCGCGCGACGTCAACGCCATCACCCGCATGGCACGCGAAATCGACGTCTCGATCTTCGTCGCCAACGCTGCCAACCTCGCCGGCCTCGGCGACGGCGGCGAAGGCTACACCTCCTTCTCCATCGCCAGCCCGACCGGAGAGGGCCTGACCCGGCCACGGAGCTTTTCACGCGATCGACGCATCACCGTGGCCGGTGGGCTGAGGATCGTCTGATGCAGCCGGCCATTGCCCTCCTCGAGTTCGACTCCATCGCCATCGGCGTGCTCGCGGGTGATGCCATGGTCAAGCGCGCCCCGGTCGAGGTCACCTATGCCGGTACCGTCCACCCCGGCAAGTACCTGGTGCTGGTCGGCGGCGACACCGCCTCGGTCGAAGAGTCCTACGCAGCCGGACTGACGATCGGCAAGGAGGTACTGATCGACAAAATCATTCTGCCCTCCGCCCATCCCGAGGTCGTGCGCTACCTGCGAGGGATGCGGGGGCGGGTGACCGGCGAGGCCCTCGGCATCGTCGAAACCACCACCGTCGCCGCCACTCTCGGCGCCGCGGACCGCGGTCTCAAGGAGGCCGATGTCGATCTGGTCGAACTCAAGCTCGCCGACCGCCTCGGCGGCAAGGCCTACTGCGTATTCTCCGGAACGGTCGCCAACGCACAGGCGGCGGTGGAGGCCG is a genomic window of Acidobacteriota bacterium containing:
- a CDS encoding BMC domain-containing protein, with the translated sequence MQPAIALLEFDSIAIGVLAGDAMVKRAPVEVTYAGTVHPGKYLVLVGGDTASVEESYAAGLTIGKEVLIDKIILPSAHPEVVRYLRGMRGRVTGEALGIVETTTVAATLGAADRGLKEADVDLVELKLADRLGGKAYCVFSGTVANAQAAVEAAVASINNPSTLVAEVVIPDFHDEMLANLEAATEFSIRITGGRG